In one window of Candidatus Zixiibacteriota bacterium DNA:
- a CDS encoding transglutaminase domain-containing protein: MKSRPIIFFVSLIMLLMLSFCSCSLSPYPPDVTEALDKAENNRAELEKVLTHFIAGDDTLKLQAAYFLIGNMEGHCYATYNLLDSAENIIEFDPLSYPDYETMKAACDTLEDIHGELDFDRDTLIYDLEAITADFLINQIDYAFKAWREKPWAQGLSFDNFCDYVLPYRGSSEPLESWRESFWEKYKNIDSSMTDPADPIEAAALINDDIKSWFTFDPRFYYHPTDLGLAEMLEYGMGRCEDMTNVTIYAMRAVGLAVTSDYTPHWANSSNNHAWNSIVAADGKVTPFMGAERNPGLYKLSGIAAKVYRKTFGKKKNNLIFQERKQEKVPGWLAGKNYVDVTADYVDVCDVTISFERDIPDSVDIAYLCVFNSGEWRAIHWGRIENGQAVFTDMGVGIAYMPALYVNEEIVPFETPFILNDDCSMLKLQPDSILTTSVACSELKVYRNGLRAEKYEMGKEYELFYWHNDNWQTLDKATVDKKPLVFDNIPAGSLYRVVNEDNDDEERIFTIKDGKQVWW; the protein is encoded by the coding sequence ATGAAATCCAGGCCAATAATATTTTTTGTATCGCTAATAATGCTGCTTATGCTTTCCTTCTGCAGCTGTTCATTGTCGCCCTATCCGCCGGATGTAACGGAGGCTTTAGACAAAGCCGAGAACAACCGCGCCGAGCTTGAGAAAGTCCTCACCCATTTCATCGCCGGTGATGATACGCTTAAACTTCAGGCGGCATATTTCCTGATAGGCAATATGGAGGGGCACTGTTATGCAACTTATAACCTTTTGGACAGCGCCGAGAATATAATCGAATTTGACCCGTTGTCTTATCCCGATTACGAAACAATGAAAGCGGCATGCGATACGCTTGAGGATATTCACGGCGAACTCGATTTTGATAGAGACACGCTGATATACGACCTTGAGGCTATTACCGCTGACTTCTTGATTAATCAAATTGATTATGCTTTTAAAGCCTGGCGGGAAAAACCCTGGGCGCAAGGCTTGTCGTTTGATAATTTCTGCGATTATGTCCTGCCCTATCGGGGCAGCAGCGAGCCGCTTGAAAGCTGGCGAGAATCATTCTGGGAAAAGTATAAAAATATTGACAGCTCTATGACCGACCCAGCCGACCCTATAGAAGCCGCCGCTTTAATCAATGATGATATTAAGTCATGGTTCACATTCGACCCGCGCTTCTATTATCATCCGACCGACTTGGGACTTGCCGAGATGCTCGAATACGGCATGGGGCGATGTGAGGATATGACAAATGTTACTATCTACGCTATGCGGGCTGTCGGTTTGGCGGTAACCAGCGACTACACGCCGCACTGGGCAAACTCAAGCAATAACCACGCCTGGAATTCGATAGTCGCCGCTGATGGAAAAGTAACGCCATTTATGGGAGCCGAGAGAAACCCGGGGCTGTACAAGCTGTCAGGTATAGCGGCTAAGGTTTACCGTAAGACATTCGGCAAGAAAAAAAACAATCTCATTTTTCAGGAGAGAAAACAGGAGAAAGTTCCCGGCTGGTTGGCCGGTAAAAACTACGTTGACGTTACTGCCGACTACGTTGATGTTTGCGATGTAACCATCTCGTTTGAGCGCGATATCCCCGATTCGGTAGATATCGCTTACCTGTGCGTATTCAATTCCGGCGAATGGCGGGCGATTCATTGGGGAAGAATCGAGAATGGTCAGGCGGTATTTACCGATATGGGTGTCGGTATCGCCTACATGCCAGCGCTGTATGTGAATGAGGAGATAGTTCCGTTTGAGACGCCATTTATTCTTAATGATGATTGCAGTATGCTTAAGCTTCAGCCTGATTCAATTCTAACGACTTCGGTAGCCTGTAGCGAATTAAAAGTCTATAGAAATGGTCTTCGCGCAGAGAAGTATGAAATGGGCAAGGAGTACGAGCTGTTTTACTGGCATAATGACAATTGGCAGACGCTGGACAAGGCAACAGTTGATAAAAAGCCGCTTGTGTTTGATAATATCCCTGCTGGCAGCTTGTATCGAGTAGTCAATGAAGATAATGATGACGAGGAGCGGATATTTACGATTAAGGACGGCAAGCAGGTTTGGTGGTAG
- a CDS encoding BamA/TamA family outer membrane protein: protein MRTLLFIIITVLSSTLVNGEVTVERISFAGGEHSLKVGLCNKPGHQFQPDSLTADSLKITSYYEQRGWFDCEASYNYKVRDSNAYIDYVIDKKDRYLLSVGIDNLNSAKGFADDISSVIDLINNKPAILYNIERAINDIIEVYADNGYPYCEIRIADYVKNRNSARMEITLHINIGPKVIVEQIKYPGRKNLDYNFIETYTGLIPPVDYNANRAVKAKRRLSLAQFIQSAEDYQLRYLQSPERGVLVIPIKEVSPLIIDGGLGYSANDDNFYGRFNAVISNILGKGRKLEFDWSKKDKSSRWLKAELSEFYPFGVPFRLDLAACQDDRDSLYIESGGDVGLYYIAADSYTFGISMGISRINPESYGRIFIPMKNRKQLAVSISADSRDYPDNPVKGDYFYMRGEFITENTKADDNFAAASINYRTIKLDYEKYIQITKTSTLFGGLTGQGDFSEDVPIDRQFPLGGSNSLRGYNQDFFYVSRFAVGTIEYRLLTSANGRAYIFTDMAAFQIKTVSADIEAWYKAGFGIGLAASVKGGVTTIEIAAPHDESISSAKLHFGFRTGF from the coding sequence ATGCGAACTCTTTTATTTATAATAATAACGGTATTATCATCAACGCTTGTTAATGGTGAGGTCACAGTAGAAAGAATATCATTTGCAGGCGGAGAGCATTCCTTAAAAGTCGGCTTGTGTAACAAACCCGGCCATCAGTTCCAGCCGGATAGCCTGACAGCTGATTCATTAAAAATAACCTCCTATTATGAACAGCGCGGCTGGTTTGATTGCGAGGCATCGTATAATTATAAGGTCAGAGACAGTAATGCATACATAGATTATGTTATTGATAAGAAAGACAGATATTTGTTGTCTGTCGGTATAGACAATTTGAACAGCGCCAAAGGGTTTGCTGATGATATAAGTTCCGTTATAGATTTAATCAATAACAAACCGGCTATACTATATAATATTGAAAGAGCGATTAATGACATCATTGAGGTTTATGCTGATAATGGCTATCCCTATTGCGAGATTAGAATAGCGGACTATGTTAAGAACCGTAATTCTGCTCGCATGGAAATAACACTGCATATCAATATAGGTCCCAAAGTGATAGTCGAACAGATAAAATATCCGGGACGTAAAAACCTCGATTACAATTTCATTGAGACATATACCGGACTCATACCTCCTGTTGATTATAATGCTAACAGAGCCGTCAAAGCAAAAAGACGATTATCGTTGGCGCAGTTTATACAGAGCGCGGAGGATTATCAACTGCGTTATTTGCAATCGCCTGAAAGAGGAGTTCTGGTTATACCGATAAAGGAAGTCTCGCCATTGATTATTGACGGCGGGCTTGGCTATTCCGCCAATGATGATAATTTCTATGGCAGATTCAATGCTGTCATCTCTAATATACTCGGCAAGGGCAGAAAGCTTGAATTTGACTGGTCTAAAAAAGATAAAAGCTCCCGCTGGCTGAAAGCCGAATTATCGGAGTTTTATCCGTTCGGAGTTCCTTTCCGTCTTGATTTGGCAGCCTGCCAGGATGACCGCGACAGCCTTTATATAGAAAGCGGCGGCGATGTCGGTTTATATTATATTGCCGCCGATTCATATACTTTCGGCATTTCCATGGGTATATCGCGGATAAATCCCGAAAGCTATGGCAGGATATTTATACCAATGAAAAATAGAAAGCAATTGGCGGTAAGTATATCAGCCGACAGCAGGGATTACCCCGACAATCCGGTTAAGGGAGATTATTTCTATATGAGGGGAGAATTTATCACTGAGAATACAAAAGCTGATGATAATTTCGCCGCCGCCAGCATAAATTACAGGACAATAAAACTTGACTATGAAAAATATATTCAAATCACCAAAACCTCGACTCTGTTTGGCGGATTGACCGGACAGGGGGATTTCTCCGAGGATGTTCCAATTGACCGGCAGTTTCCTCTTGGCGGAAGTAATTCTTTACGCGGCTACAATCAGGATTTCTTTTATGTTTCAAGATTCGCGGTTGGCACAATCGAATACAGGCTATTGACATCTGCAAACGGCAGGGCTTATATTTTTACCGACATGGCGGCTTTTCAGATAAAGACTGTTTCTGCTGATATTGAAGCCTGGTATAAAGCTGGTTTTGGTATCGGCTTGGCGGCATCCGTAAAAGGCGGCGTTACTACAATAGAAATTGCGGCGCCTCATGATGAGAGTATATCATCGGCAAAACTTCATTTCGGATTCAGGACGGGATTTTGA
- a CDS encoding VCBS repeat-containing protein, which translates to MLKYVVSIVILFSIAAYGDGSTLYVPDQVDGRIINQKREVQQKPEQLRSMVSQKNLLGIDRDKPFGLPKKTDGVPMASAYDHDTLNVLCLKVEFKTDSDPTTTGNGNIDLRTLDEFFEDEGHKFDPAPHNSSYFNAHMTALNRYWKNVSDGNVFLTWDIYPEDEAAAFRLPDSMAYYSGSGPWADSSVAEQLVHFVHDALKLADTTAPEIDFARYDAYLIFHAGADQQNNLYFVEDTPNDLWTGFLWTTDTIWVDDSTHAITEVTMMPETASQDNRVTVINSVMAHEFGHQLGLVDLYNTSCFLTTIGDFSLMDNNGASTVLELGEAGQYSALVSGVIPVYPEAWSRAYLGISGVREITNDTNIVISAAEQLHHDNEIVKVPISDMEYFLIENRQTRTDYRNSNTDTLYIRADSTTGVILGPEYGYRYGGELITFDSFEYDVLIPGDGMLIWHVDEAVAYMNHSGYGQNFLMNTLQWDPNRRFVSLVEADGIIDFGGNYVSWGYYGSDAEFFKVGNNTELTPSTQPNSRSNLGANTHISITDISASDTIMNCNISVDWHLPGFPMMCFPDVGFGNGGLMALDIDADDTLEILTARRNLILAVDYDGSSVLPSNYGLLLFNFDQDSLIFQIPRYAELDSNIAGNIIAFDFDGNGSLEIACFDSTNKLYVFDNRDINPIDSLADSLFAFAFDDTLKAGPIAYDYNESSIDGILAGFDNSVIYMIRMVDTDSIGVFMLDSLSGIPLNLAAADSTIFAVYDDAGSKYLYIGSYSPTLDSIPEHSSIALPSGEFKGLACGDINGDSISDAVITVGDYLCIYNGEPQSLDMVEIENVGQPSLGDINSDGYPDIALVGGNTYLTAYVFNHNGVLFEEFPVHIAEMDSVMTDTAEILLTEITRQQPILADVDNDHKPDIIIRTPIGGLTAINYQGDRLGNFPLATSTEISVEPVVGDFDGDADVEIAVLDAAGYISAWDLNAAAYEAIDHPWPTTSGDVSRAGYLSPDKSKEVVPHADFLSEGSVYNYPNPASNSTIFRYYVDEPANITISIYDMTGELVDELTSCAEGGTVADEIEWDCSEFASGIYFARVEAVAQNRSNNLLIKVALIK; encoded by the coding sequence ATGTTAAAATATGTAGTTAGCATAGTGATTTTGTTTTCTATAGCCGCTTACGGAGACGGTTCGACATTATATGTTCCCGATCAGGTTGACGGCAGGATAATAAATCAAAAAAGAGAAGTTCAGCAGAAACCGGAACAATTGCGGTCTATGGTTTCGCAGAAAAACCTTCTGGGAATCGATAGAGACAAGCCGTTCGGTCTGCCGAAAAAGACTGATGGCGTTCCGATGGCTTCAGCCTATGACCATGATACTTTAAACGTATTATGCCTTAAAGTGGAATTTAAAACCGATAGCGATCCGACAACAACTGGCAATGGCAATATTGACCTTCGCACACTCGATGAATTTTTCGAAGATGAAGGACATAAATTCGATCCGGCGCCGCATAATTCTTCTTATTTTAATGCTCACATGACTGCCCTGAATCGATACTGGAAAAATGTTTCGGATGGCAATGTCTTTTTAACCTGGGATATTTATCCGGAGGATGAAGCGGCAGCTTTCAGATTGCCGGATTCGATGGCATATTATAGCGGTAGCGGACCCTGGGCTGACTCTTCAGTGGCTGAACAACTCGTTCATTTTGTTCATGATGCGCTCAAATTAGCTGACACAACTGCGCCGGAAATTGATTTTGCCCGGTATGACGCTTACTTAATTTTCCATGCTGGCGCCGACCAACAGAATAATTTATACTTTGTTGAGGATACCCCTAATGATCTCTGGACTGGCTTTTTGTGGACTACCGATACTATCTGGGTTGATGATAGTACGCATGCTATTACTGAGGTTACCATGATGCCGGAAACAGCCTCGCAAGACAACCGGGTTACTGTAATAAATTCAGTTATGGCTCACGAGTTTGGCCATCAACTTGGCTTGGTGGATCTTTATAATACTTCCTGTTTCCTGACCACTATCGGTGATTTTTCCCTGATGGACAATAACGGTGCCTCGACTGTACTGGAACTGGGCGAAGCCGGTCAATATTCCGCTTTAGTTTCAGGCGTTATTCCGGTTTACCCGGAAGCCTGGTCGCGAGCTTATCTCGGCATATCAGGGGTTAGAGAAATAACCAATGACACTAATATCGTAATTAGCGCCGCCGAACAGCTTCATCATGATAATGAAATAGTAAAAGTTCCGATTTCGGATATGGAATATTTTCTAATTGAAAATCGCCAGACAAGAACGGATTATAGAAACTCCAATACTGATACGCTGTATATACGCGCCGATTCGACAACCGGCGTGATATTGGGACCGGAATACGGTTATCGCTACGGGGGAGAGCTCATCACTTTCGATAGTTTCGAATATGATGTGCTTATTCCCGGTGATGGCATGCTTATCTGGCATGTTGATGAGGCTGTCGCTTATATGAATCACTCCGGCTACGGGCAAAACTTCCTGATGAATACCCTTCAATGGGACCCCAACCGCCGTTTTGTGTCGCTTGTCGAGGCTGACGGCATCATTGATTTCGGCGGCAATTATGTTTCGTGGGGCTATTACGGTTCGGATGCCGAGTTTTTCAAAGTTGGCAATAATACCGAACTGACGCCATCGACACAACCCAACAGCCGCTCGAATCTCGGCGCTAATACGCATATTTCCATTACTGATATATCTGCCTCGGATACAATCATGAATTGCAATATAAGTGTAGATTGGCATCTGCCTGGCTTTCCAATGATGTGCTTTCCTGATGTCGGTTTTGGCAATGGCGGTTTGATGGCTTTGGATATCGATGCGGATGATACGCTTGAAATATTAACTGCCAGACGCAATTTAATATTAGCTGTAGACTATGATGGTTCCTCAGTGCTGCCAAGTAATTATGGTCTTTTATTGTTCAATTTCGATCAAGATTCTTTGATTTTTCAAATTCCTCGTTATGCTGAGCTTGATTCGAATATTGCAGGCAATATTATTGCCTTCGATTTTGACGGCAACGGTTCTTTAGAAATTGCCTGCTTTGACAGTACTAATAAATTATATGTCTTTGATAATAGAGATATTAATCCTATTGACTCATTAGCAGATTCTCTTTTTGCTTTTGCTTTTGATGATACTTTGAAAGCAGGTCCGATAGCATATGATTATAATGAATCATCAATCGACGGCATCCTTGCCGGTTTTGATAATTCAGTAATATATATGATACGAATGGTTGATACGGATTCAATAGGCGTTTTTATGCTTGATAGCTTGTCAGGCATCCCCTTGAATTTAGCCGCTGCCGATTCAACCATTTTTGCCGTCTATGATGATGCAGGTAGTAAATACCTCTATATTGGCAGTTATAGCCCAACATTGGATTCCATACCGGAACATTCATCAATTGCCTTGCCATCAGGAGAATTTAAAGGCTTGGCGTGCGGCGATATCAACGGGGACAGCATTAGCGATGCGGTTATAACTGTCGGTGATTATCTATGCATCTATAACGGCGAACCCCAGTCATTAGATATGGTCGAAATAGAAAACGTCGGACAACCATCGCTGGGAGATATTAATTCCGATGGCTATCCGGATATTGCATTAGTTGGCGGCAATACATATCTAACCGCTTATGTTTTCAATCATAATGGCGTTTTATTTGAGGAATTCCCTGTTCATATAGCGGAGATGGATTCTGTTATGACAGATACTGCTGAAATACTTTTAACTGAGATTACGCGGCAGCAGCCGATATTAGCTGATGTCGATAATGATCACAAGCCTGATATAATTATCAGAACACCGATTGGCGGGCTAACAGCTATAAACTATCAAGGCGACAGGCTGGGTAATTTTCCTTTGGCAACCTCAACCGAGATATCTGTCGAGCCGGTGGTTGGCGATTTTGACGGTGATGCCGATGTCGAAATTGCGGTATTGGATGCCGCCGGTTATATCTCCGCCTGGGATCTTAATGCCGCCGCGTATGAGGCTATCGATCATCCCTGGCCGACAACCTCCGGTGATGTTTCCAGGGCAGGGTATCTATCGCCAGACAAGTCTAAAGAGGTTGTGCCGCACGCGGATTTTCTTTCTGAAGGCAGTGTTTATAATTATCCCAATCCTGCCTCAAACTCAACTATATTTAGATATTATGTTGACGAACCTGCTAATATCACTATATCTATATATGATATGACAGGCGAATTAGTCGATGAATTAACCAGTTGCGCTGAGGGCGGAACGGTTGCAGATGAGATAGAATGGGACTGTTCAGAGTTTGCCTCAGGCATTTATTTCGCCAGAGTTGAGGCAGTTGCTCAGAATCGTTCAAATAACTTATTGATAAAAGTTGCTCTGATTAAATAG
- a CDS encoding UbiA family prenyltransferase has product MIKAIVVITRPINVLISMLSVYLGGVISFDMYYSNDLLLACLSAGLIAGYGNICNDIYDIETDRKSKPFRPLVLGQITIKQAAFLTFILAMIGILLALTVNKTCLLIASIVSIALLVYTPIFKGRGYWGNLLISAVSAFAFFYGAAAVGNLFGGIIPAVFAFLFHFIREIVKDMEDYEADKACNVQTGAVKYGFAVSTKLAIVMILLLIFATLIPGLFRIYGPIYLIIVLAGTDIFLLYFIIRLLSKPDKATYRFIAGSMKAVMPLGIIAVFIGSRGW; this is encoded by the coding sequence TTGATTAAAGCGATTGTTGTCATCACCAGACCGATAAATGTGCTTATCTCGATGTTGTCGGTTTATCTCGGCGGGGTAATCTCGTTCGATATGTACTATTCAAATGATTTGCTTTTAGCCTGCCTGTCTGCCGGACTTATCGCCGGTTACGGCAATATCTGCAATGATATTTACGATATCGAAACCGACAGAAAATCCAAACCGTTTCGTCCGCTTGTATTGGGGCAGATTACAATTAAGCAAGCGGCTTTCTTGACATTTATCTTGGCGATGATAGGCATATTATTAGCCCTGACTGTCAATAAAACCTGCCTGCTGATTGCCTCGATTGTATCAATTGCCTTGTTAGTTTACACTCCCATATTTAAGGGCAGAGGCTACTGGGGCAATCTTTTAATATCAGCGGTATCGGCATTTGCATTTTTCTATGGTGCGGCGGCTGTTGGCAATCTATTTGGCGGAATAATCCCGGCTGTATTTGCTTTCCTATTCCATTTCATTCGGGAGATAGTTAAGGATATGGAGGATTACGAAGCGGATAAAGCCTGCAATGTTCAAACCGGCGCGGTTAAATATGGTTTTGCGGTATCAACCAAATTAGCTATCGTGATGATTTTGCTATTGATATTTGCAACACTGATACCTGGTTTATTCAGAATCTATGGTCCGATATATTTAATTATCGTGCTGGCCGGCACGGACATATTCCTTTTGTATTTCATAATACGTCTTTTGAGCAAACCGGATAAAGCAACTTATCGCTTTATAGCCGGCTCTATGAAAGCGGTCATGCCGCTGGGGATTATAGCGGTTTTTATCGGCAGCCGCGGCTGGTAG
- a CDS encoding NHL repeat-containing protein, whose product MSKLSIIVSFAVVLTLACSPEKPGIRLTTQSILNLQIIDVIGPSIGSSRPLNQPRDIAINMFNEIFIADYGNDRIVKLDLAYNFIAEIGGFGIAEYSLNGPVSLALDNVSNLYVVDSGNRRLVRFDRRLNFISEESGYTKDNKIDFINPVSVNVAARGEILFGDEGIGACFKLDQFLYYIYEFGSRSSSQPIYYPADIDFDKNENIYVADSENGKILVYDDFGMHIRTIGGDILQKPTGVAVSPRIGIWVTDVESGMLYCFDYKGNEIFRWNGRGYLQLIKPTGLFIDDDTIYIVDSAASRIIIVKPIIGS is encoded by the coding sequence ATGTCAAAGCTTTCCATAATCGTATCATTTGCCGTTGTTCTGACATTAGCCTGTTCGCCTGAAAAACCGGGCATTCGGCTTACAACACAGTCTATTCTCAACCTGCAAATTATTGATGTAATAGGACCGTCAATAGGCTCGTCTCGTCCGCTTAATCAGCCTCGCGATATTGCCATTAATATGTTCAATGAGATATTTATCGCTGATTACGGCAACGATCGAATTGTCAAACTTGATTTAGCCTACAATTTTATTGCTGAAATAGGAGGGTTCGGTATTGCCGAGTATTCATTAAACGGCCCTGTATCTCTTGCCCTTGATAATGTTTCCAACCTGTATGTTGTCGATTCGGGAAACAGGCGATTAGTGCGCTTTGACCGCCGTTTAAATTTTATCTCTGAGGAAAGCGGTTATACTAAAGATAATAAAATCGATTTTATCAATCCTGTCAGCGTCAATGTTGCCGCAAGAGGCGAAATCCTTTTTGGCGATGAGGGAATCGGAGCCTGTTTTAAATTAGATCAATTCCTGTATTATATCTACGAATTTGGCAGCCGCAGCAGCAGCCAGCCTATTTATTATCCTGCTGATATTGATTTCGATAAAAATGAAAATATCTATGTCGCTGATTCTGAAAACGGAAAGATTTTAGTCTATGATGATTTCGGTATGCATATACGTACTATCGGCGGTGATATTTTACAAAAACCAACCGGTGTTGCCGTATCGCCTCGAATCGGTATCTGGGTAACCGATGTTGAATCCGGCATGCTGTATTGTTTTGATTATAAGGGAAACGAAATATTCAGATGGAATGGCCGGGGATATCTGCAATTAATAAAACCGACAGGCCTTTTTATCGATGATGATACTATTTATATTGTTGATTCCGCCGCCTCTCGAATAATAATCGTCAAACCAATTATAGGGAGTTAA